In Nitrospira sp., one genomic interval encodes:
- the cas1 gene encoding CRISPR-associated endonuclease Cas1, which yields MEPESQGPSTGSNLPLLPARMVNEFAYCPRLAFFEWVDGEFADNAETTEGRFHHRRVDQAPVRKARQVEDEPSGDTTIHQRSVWLSSERLGVTAKIDLVEGEGTAVVPVDYKRGKRPHTAQGAWEPERVQLCVQGLLLREQGFTCECGVLYFIGSRERVEVSFDDELIARTAELLQGMRAMTQATVAPPPLVDSPKCPRCSLVGICLPDEVGWLRAAQEGEQAALRKLIPTNDDALPLHVQTPGAKVGKDGECLKVKDHEEVIGEARLVETSQVVLYGAVQVSTQVVQELCKRNIPLVYCSSGGWFYGMTTGLLHKHVELRRRQYAVAADRERCLGLARRFVQAKIANCRTLLRRNHRAAPDMVLQELKNDQVHAGTVESLESLLGVEGTAARRYFSEFAGMLKEAEPGARFDFDGRNRRPPRDPVNAMLSLLYSMLAREWTVTLQSVGLDPYLGFYHQPRYGRPALALDMMEEFRPLIADSAVLTAINNGEIRQSDWFERMGSVTLTPEGRRRLIETYERRMGQEITHPVFGYQISYRRVLEVQARLLGRYLLGEIPELPAFTTR from the coding sequence ATGGAACCTGAATCACAGGGACCATCCACGGGGAGCAACTTGCCGTTGCTCCCCGCGCGGATGGTGAACGAGTTTGCCTATTGCCCGCGTCTGGCCTTCTTCGAGTGGGTGGATGGGGAGTTCGCGGACAACGCGGAGACGACGGAAGGTCGGTTCCACCATCGGCGCGTCGACCAAGCCCCGGTTCGCAAAGCGCGTCAGGTGGAAGATGAGCCATCCGGTGACACGACCATTCATCAGCGTTCGGTCTGGTTGTCGTCTGAGCGGCTCGGCGTCACGGCCAAGATCGATCTGGTCGAAGGGGAGGGGACGGCGGTCGTCCCCGTGGATTACAAGCGTGGCAAGCGCCCACATACGGCGCAAGGCGCGTGGGAGCCGGAGCGGGTGCAACTCTGTGTGCAAGGGTTGTTGCTGCGGGAACAAGGCTTCACCTGTGAGTGCGGAGTGCTCTACTTCATTGGTTCGCGTGAACGGGTGGAGGTGTCATTCGATGATGAATTGATCGCGCGTACGGCGGAACTTCTCCAAGGCATGCGGGCAATGACCCAGGCGACCGTGGCCCCGCCGCCGTTAGTGGACAGTCCGAAGTGCCCACGTTGTTCACTGGTGGGGATCTGTTTGCCGGATGAAGTGGGGTGGCTGCGAGCGGCACAGGAGGGCGAGCAAGCGGCGCTTCGTAAGCTCATTCCCACCAACGATGACGCCTTGCCGCTCCATGTGCAGACGCCGGGTGCGAAGGTGGGGAAGGACGGGGAGTGCCTGAAGGTGAAAGACCACGAGGAGGTGATCGGCGAAGCGCGGCTGGTCGAAACCTCGCAAGTCGTGCTGTATGGCGCGGTACAGGTCAGCACGCAGGTCGTGCAGGAACTCTGCAAGCGGAACATTCCTTTGGTCTATTGCTCCAGCGGCGGCTGGTTTTACGGCATGACGACGGGCCTGCTGCACAAACATGTGGAGTTGCGGCGTCGGCAGTATGCGGTGGCGGCGGATCGGGAACGTTGCCTTGGGCTGGCACGGCGTTTTGTGCAAGCCAAGATCGCCAATTGCCGAACCCTGTTGAGGCGCAATCACCGGGCGGCGCCGGACATGGTGCTGCAGGAGCTGAAAAACGATCAGGTCCACGCCGGTACGGTAGAGTCATTGGAATCGTTGCTGGGTGTGGAAGGCACCGCCGCCCGACGGTATTTCTCGGAATTCGCCGGCATGTTGAAAGAAGCTGAGCCAGGGGCCCGATTTGATTTCGACGGGCGTAATCGTCGCCCGCCGCGCGACCCCGTCAACGCGATGCTGTCCTTGCTCTACTCCATGCTCGCGCGTGAATGGACCGTGACGTTGCAGAGCGTGGGGCTTGATCCCTATTTGGGGTTTTATCATCAGCCGCGTTATGGGCGACCGGCCCTGGCTCTCGACATGATGGAAGAGTTCCGTCCCCTCATCGCCGATTCTGCCGTGCTCACGGCCATCAACAACGGTGAGATTCGACAGAGCGATTGGTTTGAGCGCATGGGGTCGGTGACGTTGACGCCGGAAGGCCGCCGCCGGTTGATCGAAACCTATGAGCGGCGCATGGGCCAAGAAATTACGCATCCGGTGTTCGGGTACCAAATTAGTTACCGTCGAGTGCTGGAAGTGCAGGCTCGGCTGCTGGGACGGTATCTGTTGGGAGAGATACCCGAACTCCCGGCGTTTACGACACGGTGA
- the cas2 gene encoding CRISPR-associated endonuclease Cas2, protein MRRHYLVTYDICDAKRLRRVFKTMKGFGAHLQFSVFQCDLPDIDLVRMKAALTEIIDQREDQVLIIDLGPTESHPVKRIESMGIKAEWEERRARVV, encoded by the coding sequence ATGCGTCGCCACTATCTGGTCACCTACGACATCTGTGATGCCAAACGGCTGCGGCGGGTGTTCAAGACCATGAAGGGGTTCGGTGCCCATCTCCAGTTCTCCGTGTTTCAATGCGATCTGCCCGACATCGATCTGGTGCGGATGAAGGCGGCCTTGACGGAGATTATCGATCAGCGCGAAGATCAGGTCCTCATCATCGATCTTGGTCCGACGGAGAGCCATCCGGTCAAACGGATCGAGTCGATGGGAATCAAGGCCGAGTGGGAAGAACGTCGGGCTCGTGTCGTGTAG